The nucleotide sequence AGTTACCAGCTGCTTGATACCCAGCTGATGATGCATCTGATGTATGCCAAACATTTTGCGCAATGGCACCAGTTGAGTAAGTCCAAAGATACATAACCGCAAACCATTCGAAGAATTGAACAACAGCAATTTCCCAGAATGACTTAGGTGCTGATTTCAATAATTCAATAAAACTTGGTGATTTTTTGTCCTCTTCTTCTGGATCGATTCCATGATACTCTGCGTATTTAACCGGATCATATTCATGAACAGAAAACACAGTGTACAAAGATGAAAGAAGCAAAATAATGGCTGCTGCATAGTATGAAATTTTAACTGTTAAAGGAACTTCACCCTTTGGTGCTGTGTTAGCAACGCCAAACATCGTTAGTAAGAATGGTGCAATTGTTGCAACAACTCCCCCTAAATTAGAGAATGACTGTTGCCACGACCAAGCCATATCCTTTTGATTTTCGTTAACCATGTCACCAATAACCATCTTATATGGTTGCATACAGGCATTAGATGTCAAATCCATGAATAATGTCGCAATTGCCCCAAACATCAAAGCTGCCAATGATCCGTAACCAAATCCAAATGATCCCGCGTTTGGAAGTAGAATCAAAACGATTGCCCCGATTGGACCAGCAACTAACAGATAAGGCATTCTCCGTCCGTATTTCGTCCAGGTCTTATCAGAATACTTACCAATTAATGGCTGAATTACCATTCCTGCCAATGGTGGCAAAATAAAGAACCAGCCAAGGTTATTAGGGTTAGCCCCTAAAGTCTGAAAAATTCTCCCCATTTGTGACGACTGAAGTGAAAAGGCCATGTTTACCCCAAAGAAACCAAATGTCAGTGCAAAAATTGTGGACATCCTAAGTTGTGGTAACTTATGACTTGGTGTTTCGCTCACAACAGTTGCCTTTTCAACTTCTTCGCTAGATACTTGATTATTAATCATAATCGTCCCTCCCTAGAATAGGTCTTATGTGTTCACCAATAATTTAACACTAATTGTAAACGTTTACAATAGCTGTTTTAAAGAAACACAAACGTTTACAATATATCAAATCGTTTTAATTGTGATAAAATAGGGCTAAGAAAAAATTGTGAGGCAAATCATGAAGGCAACAATCAAAGACATCGCTAAAAAAACAAATTTATCAGTAGCCACCGTGTCCAGAATTTTAAATAATAAAACCGGCTTTTACTCTGAAAAATCTGCAGCTAAAGTTCACCAAGCTGCTGATGAGCTGGGGTATCAAAAAAATTCTAGTGCCGTGGAATTAGTCACCCAGAAAAGCCGGGTAGTTGCAGTAATTATTTCCTCAACTAAAACGAACTTTGCCAGTCATATCATTGATGGGGTTCAAAAAGTTGCCTTTGCCAACGATTTAAACGTCATCTTTTTATATGCAGGTGAAAATAATGAAGAACTACAAAAAAAGGCATTAGAAACCGCAATCGAAAGATCAGTCATGGGAATAATCATGGTGGCAATTGAATTAGATGGCAACAATCTAGACTACCTTCAGCAATCAAGAATTCCATATGTACTGTTATCAACTGCCCATGGTCCAAATGGGTCGACGTTTATCACAACTGACAACTATCAACTCGGATACAAAACCACAAAATACTTAATTTCCCGTGGGCATAAAAGAATTGGCCTAATCGGTAATGACCTTTCTGATACTGGAACAGAACGACTTCGGGGTTATAAAGACGCATTGCATGAAGCAAAAATAATGTTCAATCCAGATTTTGT is from Lentilactobacillus curieae and encodes:
- a CDS encoding SLC45 family MFS transporter, translating into MINNQVSSEEVEKATVVSETPSHKLPQLRMSTIFALTFGFFGVNMAFSLQSSQMGRIFQTLGANPNNLGWFFILPPLAGMVIQPLIGKYSDKTWTKYGRRMPYLLVAGPIGAIVLILLPNAGSFGFGYGSLAALMFGAIATLFMDLTSNACMQPYKMVIGDMVNENQKDMAWSWQQSFSNLGGVVATIAPFLLTMFGVANTAPKGEVPLTVKISYYAAAIILLLSSLYTVFSVHEYDPVKYAEYHGIDPEEEDKKSPSFIELLKSAPKSFWEIAVVQFFEWFAVMYLWTYSTGAIAQNVWHTSDASSAGYQAAGNWYGVLFCVQSVASVLFGVFLAKSRPEQRKFWYRVGALIGAAGFISVFFIHSQWLLIISFILIGVNNLTMNTQPFSLLTESLDGKNEGAYLGLFNCSICLPQIVASVASFAIFPLVGHSMPAMLLVAGFSLILASLSVSLIHSSFETKKTTEAK
- a CDS encoding LacI family DNA-binding transcriptional regulator, whose product is MKATIKDIAKKTNLSVATVSRILNNKTGFYSEKSAAKVHQAADELGYQKNSSAVELVTQKSRVVAVIISSTKTNFASHIIDGVQKVAFANDLNVIFLYAGENNEELQKKALETAIERSVMGIIMVAIELDGNNLDYLQQSRIPYVLLSTAHGPNGSTFITTDNYQLGYKTTKYLISRGHKRIGLIGNDLSDTGTERLRGYKDALHEAKIMFNPDFVTTGHFTYENGVDAINKLCKESQQVTGLIGGSDMVAIGMINRAKDLGLAVPADLSVMSLDGTELTKLYRPIITSAIQPFEEIGKKGMEHLLENNEDSKHSQLLSFKIEDGESTRKL